CGATGCCGGGCCACGACCTGTTCTACGTCTTCAAAGGTGCCCAGCACGGGCAGGCCCTGGCTGACCGTATTCCGATTGTGTAGTTCCGGGTCGATGAAACCCAGGAGCCGGTAGTTGAAGTGCGGTATCCTCCGCAGCGTTTCGAGCATGAAGTAGCCCCGGTGCGAGCACATCACCAGCAGCGCCCGCTTGCCTGATTTCGGGAGGACCACTTCGCCGTAGAAGCGCCGGCTGCCCCGGACCGCGATAACCCCGCAGGCGCTCAACAACCCCCAGGTGACGGCCGTCCACGGCGTCAGGCCGGCGAAGGCCCTGGCCCCGGAAAGGAGTCCGAGCAGAAGCGCGGTTGCCAGGCTCGGGGACATGACGCGGGGAACGTCAACTATGGAGAAGGTTAACCACTTCAGCTTGTAGCTTGAAAAGAGAAACCCGAGCGTGAGCTGGCAGAAGAGCGCCACCGCCGCGAACGGCAGCACGCCGTGGGTGTAGTACTTGAGACCGGAGTCGACGTGCCGGATTACGGCGACGTGACTCAGCACGCTGGCGCCGATGACCACGCCCGCGTCGGTGACGATGTAGAAGAGCGTGCGCTTCCACGTCTCCGGCTTGAGCAGTGAACAAAACCAGCCTGCGGTTTCGGGCGCTCCGGTGCCCTTCGCCCCGCCGGCATCCTTGTGCAGGTTCACAACTGCGCATTCTACCCGCTCCAAATCCTGTGTCAAGTGTCGTCTTCCGCGCTCCCAAACCCGACATTGAACCGCCAGGCCGCCAGGACCGCATACCGCATGCTGTATACCGTATACAGGCCGGCACTCTCTCTGCCTTTGTGGCAAGTCCCTGTGTCGGTTTCAGGCCTTCCCGCATCCCTTGATTCCCTTCGCCCTGCCGCTAACATACGGCTCTATGGCCAAGGTGCTCGTCACCGGCGGCTGTGGCTACATCGGCAGCCACACACTCGTCGAACTCCTCTCCGCCGGACACGAGCCGGTCTCAATTGACGACAACTCGCGTTCAAGTGAAAGCGTCCTGGACGGCGTCGAGCGAATCACCGGGAGGCGGGTCAGGAACTGCCGGGTTGACCTGCGCGGCGGCGCTTTGACCGGCGACGTCTTCCGTGAGCACCGCGACGCCGTCGCCGTCATCCACTTTGCCGCCTACAAGACAGTGCCCGAGTCGGTAGCGAAGCCGCTGCTCTACTATGACAACAACGTCAATTCCCTGCTCAACGTGCTCCGGAGCACCGACGAATCCGGCATCCCTGGTTTCATCTTCTCTTCTTCCTGCTCGGTCTACGGCAACTCGCGGCAGTTGCCGGTTACGGAAGAGACGCCCTTCGGCGAGGCCGAATGCCCGTACGCCCGGACCAAGCAGATAGGGGAGCAGGTCATCTCGGACTTCGCGCGGGTGAGCCGGACGGGATTCGTTTCGCTCCGCTACTTCAACCCGGTCGGCGCGCACCTATCCGGTGAGATCGGCGAGGTGCCCTATGGGGAGCCCGACAACCTGGTGCCCAGGATCACCCGGACAGCCGTGGGCGAGCTGCCGGAGTTGGTGGTCCACGGCCAGGACTACGATACGCGGGACGGCACCTGTATCCGCGACTACGTCCACGTCTCCGACATCGCCCGGGCCCACGTGCTCGCAATCGAATACCTGACGAAGTCGCCAATCGCCGATAGCCATTCGCCAATCGCGATGAACCTCGGTTCCGGGACCGGAACCACGGTCCTGGAAGCAATCACCGCCTTTGAGCGGGCGACGGGCAGCAAACTGAACTACCGGGTCGGGCCAAGGCGTCCGGGCGACGCCTCGGCGGTCTTCTCCGACAATCGCAAGGCCGGGGAGATTCTCGCTTGGCGGCCGGAACTCGGGATAGGAGAGATGATGAGTACAGCATGGCGGTGGCAGCAGAGGCTTTCGGGTCGTAGAGGCAGGCCATGAAAGGCATTGTCCTTGCCGGCGGCCTGGGCACCAGGATGCTGCCCCTGACGCGGATAACCAACAAGCATCTCCTTCCGGTTTTCGACCAGCCCATGGTCTACTACCCCATCCGCAAACTGGTGCAGGCCGGAATTCAGGACATCATGATTGTCACCGGGGGCAGCAGCGCCGGTGACTTCCTGCGCCTTTTGCGCAACGGTAAGGACTTCGGGCTGCAGCGCCTCCACTACGTCTACCAGGAAGGCGAAGGCGGGATTGCCGAGGCCCTCGGTTTGGCCCGGGGTTTCGCCGAGGACGACCGGATCGTGGTCATCCTGGGGGACAACATCTTCGAGGACGACATCTCGCCCTTCGTCAGGTCGTTCGCCGCCCAGCGCGAAGGCGCGAGGATTCTGCTCAAGGCAGTTGACGACCCGAACCGGTTCGGCGTGGCCGAACTGAGCGGCGACCGGGTCGTCGGAATCGAGGAGAAGCCGGCCCGCCCGAAGTCGAACCTCGCCGTTACCGGGATTTACATGTATGACGCGTCCGTTTTCGAGGTAATCGAGTCCTGCAAGCCGTCGGCGAGGGGAGAACTCGAGATAACCGATGTGAACAACGCCTACATCCGGAAGGGAACGATGTCCTTCGACCTGCTCAAGGGCTGGTGGACCGATGCCGGGACTTTCGAGTCGCTCTGCCGCGCCACGATGCTGGTGCGTGCCGGCAAAGTCGAGTCCAAGGTTGAGGTGGGGCCAAAGTCCACGGGCTAGGGACGATATGCCGCAGGAGAGGATAACAGCCCCAGCCTCGACCTCAGCCTCTTCCTTCCCCGGAGTGCGGGTCGAGCTGCTTGCCCCGGCGACCGACTCGCGCGGGTGGCTGGTGGAGCTCTTTCGCACGGACGTTCTGGAGGCAGCCGGGTTGGGAGCGGCTCGGCCGGTGATGGCCTACCTGTCGATGACCCGGCCGGGCGTCGCGCGCGGGCCGCACGAGCACGCGGACCAGACTGATTTCTTCGCCTTCACCGGGCCGGCGGATTTCGAGGTGACTATCTGGGACAACCGGACCGGATCGCCGACATTCGGCCGGCGTGAGACGCTCGTGTTGGGTGCGAGCCGGCCGGCCACGCTTATCGTACCCCCGGGTGTGGTCCATGCCTATCGCAACATCGGCAAGACCGAAGGCTGGGTGCTCAACTTCCCTAACCGGCTGTACAGGGGGGAGGGCCGGCAGGAACCCGTGGACGAAACCCGCCACGAGGACGACCCGGCAGGCCGGTTCAGGCTGGAAGAGAGCTGAAGGTGGCTGCCGCGGGCAGGTCTGGTCTCAGGGGCGCGTTCTCATTCATCTTCGTCTGGGTGGTTCTGTTCCTGGGGTTCTCGAATGTCTGGACGGCAGTCGGCAAAGAAGTTTTCCAGGGGCAACTCCGTCACAGCGATGCCCGCGTCGTTGCCCGGCTGGTCCGGTCCCGCCAGAGCGGCCTGCTCTCCGAGGGAGGATTCCTCGGATACGGGAAAACAGTCGACGTTTCTCTCAGTCCGGAGCGGCTGTTCGCTCTCCAGTACCAGGCCTACGTGAACCAGGATAGTTTCAGCTCTTACTACCCGTACATGTCTCAGAATGCGGGCCAGGGATTCTTCTTCGCCGTTCTCGACCGCATCCTGGCCCTGCCGTCGGACGTCAAACTGCGCCTCTTCTCCGCGCTTACGGCGCTGCTCTCCTCGGCCGCTATCGCCGCCATCACGCTCTGGTTTGCCCGGGAGCTGGGCGTCACGGCCGGGCTGTTCGTCCTCGGCTCCGTCATCTTCTCGCAGTGGCTGACGGTCTTCGGTCACAGCCTCTTCTGGTCTCTCTGGGCCTTCTATCTTCCGATGCTGGCAATGACCTTCTCTCTTGAGCGTAGCAAGGGTGGTGGACTCCCCGGCCTCTCAGTCCTGGTGTTTCTCTCGGTCCTGCTGAAATGCCTGTTCAACGGATACGAGTTCATCACTACCACTCTCGTCATGATGCTCGTCCCCCTGGTCTACTACACCTTCGCTGCAGGGTGGGGCGGAAGAACGGCGTTGAAGCTTGGTCTCGTGGCCGCAGCCTCGGCCGGGGCGGCGGTGCTCGCAAGCGCCGTGCTGCTCTGCCTCCAGTTCTCCGTCGCCGACGGAGGATTCGACGATGGAGTCCGGCATATCCTGTACTGCCTGGCAAAGCGGACGTACGGCAACCCGGCAGCCTTCCTCGGCGACAACGCCGCCGGCCTACGAGCAGGCCTGATTCCCGTACTCCTGCAGTACATCACCGGCATCTACTTCGACGGCCGCAGCTTCCTCAACGCGCCGGACACCCGTGCGGCCTGGCTGTTGCTGAACGTCCGGTACCTGCACCTGGTTGTCGCGGCCCTGGCGGCCTCGGTTTTCGTCTATGTCGCGGGTCGCCGGACCGGGCCGGGCGGGCTCCGGCGGAAGGAGAGCGCCTTGCTGCCGGCCACATGGTTTTCGCTCCTGGCCCCGCTCTCCTGGTTCGTGGTCTTCAAGGCGCACGCAGCCCTGCACCTGCACCTGGACTTCATCGTCTGGCAGATGCCCTTCACCCTCTACGCGGCCGCCCTGTGCGGGGTCGCCGCAAGAACCTTGATTCGGCCAGTTCTGCATCGTTCCGACACGTCAGTCCCCTGCGGTTAATGGCGCACCGACTGACAATTGTGAAAGGACTATACTGATGCGACTACTAGTCACCGGCGGCTGCGGGTTCATAGGTTCGAACTTCGTCCGGAACCGGCTGGAGAAGACCGGAGATACGGTCGTCAACCTGGACGCGCTCACCTATGCCGGCAACCGGGCGAACCTGCAGGTGTTCGAGGCCGACTCCCGGTACCGTTTCGTCCACGGCCGCATCGAGGACCCGGCCGCGGTGAAGCAGGCGATTGCCGGCGTCGAGGCCGTGGTCCATTTCGCCGCGGAGAGCCACGTGGACCGTTCGATTGACGATGCGGCGCCGTTCATCAATACCAACGTACTCGGCACGCAGGTGATGCTTGACGCTGCCCGCCGGGCCGGCGTCAGGCGCTTCGTCCACGTTTCGACCGACGAAGTCTACGGAGCGCTCGGCCGGGAGGGCAGGTTCACGGAAGAGACGCCCCTGCATCCCCGCTCACCCTATGCTGCGTCCAAGGCGGCCGGCGACCTGCTGGCGCAGGCATACTGGGAGACCCATCACCTGCCGGTGATGGTGGTGCGCCCGTCGAACAACTACGGCCCGTACCAGTTCCCGGAGAAACTGATACCGGTCATGGTAACGAACCTCGTCGAAGGCCGAAAGGTCCCGGTCTATGGCCGGGGCGAGAACGTCCGTGACTGGCTGCACGTGGAGGACTGCTGCCGGGGAATCGAGATCGTGCTCGACCGCGGGCAACCGGGCGAGGCCTACAACATCGGCGGCGAATCGGAGCGGCACAACATCGATGTCGTCAGGCAGGTCGTCAGCCTGATGGGGCTGGCGGAACAGGCTGAGGCCAAGGTACAGGTTAAGGCAGGAGGGGAGACTTCGGTTCCAGCCTCCACCTCCACCTCAACCTGCTCTGACTCCTGGCTCGAATTCGTACCGGATCGGCCGGGCCACGACTTCCGCTACGCGCTCGACAACACGAAGATCCGGCGCGAACTCAACTGGCGGCCCGAGACGAAGTTCGAGGACGGCCTGAGCCGGACCGTGGACTGGTATCGCGGGCATCCCGACTGGTGGCGGCCGCTCAAAGAGCGGCTGTCGCGCGAGAGCCGGGGATTCTGGACGAACCTCTCGCCGACCCAAGGCTAGGAACCAGGAACCATCTCGAGTCCCTACTCCCGAGTAGCCTGCGCTCTACCCCAAGGGGTTTCTGGAACGCTGCCGCGTCTGCCCGACTATCAATCTCTGTCTCCGGTGTCCGGCGCGATGGACAAGCTGGTCGAATACTTCTGCCGGGTCGCGCATGCAAGGACAGAGGTGCTGGGGCACGAGCAAGGCAGCGGACGGGAGACTGAAGACGAGAGG
This DNA window, taken from candidate division WOR-3 bacterium, encodes the following:
- a CDS encoding dTDP-4-dehydrorhamnose 3,5-epimerase, with amino-acid sequence MPQERITAPASTSASSFPGVRVELLAPATDSRGWLVELFRTDVLEAAGLGAARPVMAYLSMTRPGVARGPHEHADQTDFFAFTGPADFEVTIWDNRTGSPTFGRRETLVLGASRPATLIVPPGVVHAYRNIGKTEGWVLNFPNRLYRGEGRQEPVDETRHEDDPAGRFRLEES
- a CDS encoding spore coat protein, with translation MKGIVLAGGLGTRMLPLTRITNKHLLPVFDQPMVYYPIRKLVQAGIQDIMIVTGGSSAGDFLRLLRNGKDFGLQRLHYVYQEGEGGIAEALGLARGFAEDDRIVVILGDNIFEDDISPFVRSFAAQREGARILLKAVDDPNRFGVAELSGDRVVGIEEKPARPKSNLAVTGIYMYDASVFEVIESCKPSARGELEITDVNNAYIRKGTMSFDLLKGWWTDAGTFESLCRATMLVRAGKVESKVEVGPKSTG
- the rfbB gene encoding dTDP-glucose 4,6-dehydratase; this translates as MRLLVTGGCGFIGSNFVRNRLEKTGDTVVNLDALTYAGNRANLQVFEADSRYRFVHGRIEDPAAVKQAIAGVEAVVHFAAESHVDRSIDDAAPFINTNVLGTQVMLDAARRAGVRRFVHVSTDEVYGALGREGRFTEETPLHPRSPYAASKAAGDLLAQAYWETHHLPVMVVRPSNNYGPYQFPEKLIPVMVTNLVEGRKVPVYGRGENVRDWLHVEDCCRGIEIVLDRGQPGEAYNIGGESERHNIDVVRQVVSLMGLAEQAEAKVQVKAGGETSVPASTSTSTCSDSWLEFVPDRPGHDFRYALDNTKIRRELNWRPETKFEDGLSRTVDWYRGHPDWWRPLKERLSRESRGFWTNLSPTQG
- the galE gene encoding UDP-glucose 4-epimerase GalE; translated protein: MAKVLVTGGCGYIGSHTLVELLSAGHEPVSIDDNSRSSESVLDGVERITGRRVRNCRVDLRGGALTGDVFREHRDAVAVIHFAAYKTVPESVAKPLLYYDNNVNSLLNVLRSTDESGIPGFIFSSSCSVYGNSRQLPVTEETPFGEAECPYARTKQIGEQVISDFARVSRTGFVSLRYFNPVGAHLSGEIGEVPYGEPDNLVPRITRTAVGELPELVVHGQDYDTRDGTCIRDYVHVSDIARAHVLAIEYLTKSPIADSHSPIAMNLGSGTGTTVLEAITAFERATGSKLNYRVGPRRPGDASAVFSDNRKAGEILAWRPELGIGEMMSTAWRWQQRLSGRRGRP